The DNA sequence CTCCTTAGTGGAACTTTGTAGCTGTTTGATTAAATGTTGtatgtataattatattatatacaaatTCTTCTGTACGAATATGAAGCTGATGTCAAAGTTCCATCCAGGACCCTTGTAAGCGTGTTTTAATTCAACCATTTATAAGCATAATTTAGCCTGTTTCTGAAATTTTGGTAATCACAACCTCTATTTCTCTCTACCTTCAATATAAGTAATGTAATCTgcatttctgattttttttttttggggggtggTTTTTGTGTACGATGATATTGAAGTTGGATGTTTCATGAATGTGTGATTTTCTCATCCTATTTTATGCATACCCGAGTGAGGAACACACTGAAAAGTTTATGTAGATTGGAGCCAGAACCAGGAACCAGGTGAAACCTGGTGCAACTCAGATACTTTTGTGAAAGTAGGTGATAtgtcttaatatttaataatgatGAATTCAGTTTGGTGTGTTTTCCCGTTTTGCACTTATGAAGTAAAGGATATGAGTATGACTAGTATTTTACAGAGCCATAGAGGTTTACTTTCTTCCGTTTAAAGATTTAACACAGTTCTATCCCGTTGAAAAGGACATGGAATCTATCATACCTGATTGAGCTTGTGATTTTGAAGGGGAGATTTTtagtatttaataattaatattggtAGGTATGCTTCATATATCTggaaaactaataattataaagtaGATTTCATGGTCCACATCTAAATCTAATTGTTCTTAGCtacatttataaataattttttggtttttcatggTATCCTCTAGTCCGACAAGTCAAGGATTAATCTGCCACAGATCTAAATCCTATTTAAGGGTATGCTGTTGATCAATGGGTGGTTATATACACAAAGCAGGATTTGAACTTTTGCAAATGAGTGAGCTGACTACTCGACCAGTTCATATTGGTTAGCTACATTTATAATCTAATGCCGtgcattatatataaaatatataaaacttCCTGATAGAACGTATTAATTGGCGAGGAAGAAGGGCCTTATGGGCTACAAACGTGTACCTGATGGAAAATTCCAACATCTGGTATTTGGTTATTGTTTAGAGTTCATAGAAGATGCATTTTCTATCGTTCATTAGAGCTGTGACACACACACAATCTTTAAGACAcgaatttttactatttttgccACAAGTTAATTTTCAATATTCTAAGTTTACTTTCCTTATATCATTATCTTCCTTATGTAATCACAATATCATGATCTGGCCAAGCTTGTCATGTGCCAGTAATTTATCATTGGATACAATTGCAATGTAACGAAAAATAATTTggagattttatttattttacttttgtatACTAAATCGATATATCTATCTCTACCACTAAATAAAATGTGAGATCCACATGAAGTATGTTGATTAAGCGTAAGCCagcttaaataaatatatatacttaaaatatttctaaataatttattcttttaaatatattatgaTTTCGAAAGAAAAAAACACTTGTTTGTGTTGAAGATTTTAACACACTCGAAATTAGGAGTGGCAGCATGCGTGCAAAAGGTCTTTATTATTGAAACAAGATCATCAATGATTTATATAAAAACAATTTCattttagtaatatataaatacaacattatatcatattttatttatatttgttttattaatttaagcaagattttttatataaaattaaacattTAATGAGAcgattgttttatttatatttgttttatgAGACGATTGTGTTATTTGTTATTAAATtatgtaataatattatatattttgtaaaattaCCTGCGGGTTGACCGTGGGTAGCGTTAGCGTTGAGTTGTTCTTAGCCCGCGAATAAAATAAGATAGGGTTGAATTGTAAAACCGTAATTTCGATTTGAGGACTTGCAATGATAACCAGGATAATTATatggtggatactacaatgaaaattttataattgtcttAATGTGAAAATGTTTTTTTTTGTCCCTTGGATGATAGATTGGATGGttagattttaatatatataaaagtgttgtctttgtttaaagtgtggctaaataaataagTCACACTTttaaacaaagcatcttcatgaaAAGATGTTTTtaccatcttcatttgagtagttaCCTAATTATATTACCTCAGTTATATGCCTCTTTCCATCTCTTCTTTGGTACAATTCAGTCCAAGATAAACATTCTATAATCATGAACAACAGGAGCTGGATCTCATAGAAGTGATTCATATTTCCTATGTAGTGAATCTTTGTTTGAATTCCAGCTGTAAAAGGTATCCATATCTAATTCCAAAAGTTCACATGTGCTCTTGTTATAAAAGAGAAATATCttctattcatatatatatatatacacggttTGCCACATCAACAAATGTTGATAGTTAAACAAATAAATGTTGACAGTGATAAAGAATGTATGGTTCAGAGCAAGAGATTGTGACTTCAAGTCATACCATCAAGATATAAAGTGTTGAAAATATAAGAGTTGATGGTACTCTAGGTCATTAAGAGGTTGGTCAGAAGGAAAATGCTAGCCACTAGCCATATCCATCAAAACATTGTCATCCATTTTTTTTAAGGGAAAAGGGTGTGTTTAATACCAGGGTAAAGATAAATGTTAACATTTCATGAAAACAATTGTACCAAACACACCTTATAGAGGAAAATAATCCATGTCTCTTACCATATCACTAATGAGTTTAGTATGGTATTAAGcattcaccaaaatatctcaacTTTCAGAAAAATGGATCAAACAAAGCATAAGAGTAAAGAATGTGAGAAGGGCTGTAGTTTCAGGATATTTGCTAGATATGCAGTTGTGAATTGTGTGATGAAATGTCTTTGTAGGTACAAGCAGTAACTGTTCTCTTTATACTTTGTTAGCATAATAGTCCTTGCTGTTACTTGTATTGCTAACATAAAATCTAGGATGCCATTTAACAAAACAGTAACTTCACTATGAAATTAGAAAACATAAACCTAGTTATAAGTCTGCAATGAAAAAAGTTTACCAAATGCTATTAGAGTTTTCATCTCCAAGCACAAGAGACAATAAGAACCTGATTCATCCAACCAAGATAAAGTGTGCCATCTCTCTCTTCTAGAGTGTAATGTCCAGGGTAGCTTTCTAAAAGGGTCTTGATTGAAGCATTAACAAAGGAGCTCAGCGGATAAGGCGCGAATCCGGCATCCGTGAAACGCCGTCTCCACTTGTTCAGAAGCTCGTGCCGTTCGACTCTTTCTTCCCCTTCACATGCTACTAAGTTGACAACTTCTCTAGCCAAGCAGTGCTGCTCAACATTGATCCTCTCCTTGTGCTCCCTTGGCAGGACAGCATCAATCGATTCGAAAACAGCCAAGTAGTAGTTCAATGTCACCATGAAACGCGGCAAGAATTGAGCATTATTAGTACTAAACTCTTGCTCAACTAGAGTCACTACCTTGGGAGACAAGTTCTTTGCCAATCTCAACAACCGGTCGCGAGGATTTAGACTGGTAACACTTTCATCCGGAACATGGTGCAGCATAATGGCAAAATTCACTGCCACAGCTTCATTAGTTCGAAGTTCAAGATCTTCTAGTTGCACCTCAGAAGCAGGAACTCTAACAGCATGGAACTCAAAAGGTACATTACATGACTGTGCAAGTGCTGATAGCCTTTTCCCTACAATGTCAAGTCCCCCTCCCCGGGCATAAGCCGAAAAGGAGTCATCAACAGCTGTTATTCTGATACTAGGAGGCCCTCCCGGCCGGCGAGCAAGAGCCTGCATTAGGCTTACCCACTGAGTTCCCTGGCTAATCTGAAAATCAATTATGTGAACATGACTTTCCTCCTTCATAGCTTCAGCAATTGCTCCATTCGCCGACATATACCCAAACTTGAAGTATGGACATATTTCATAGAGTACATGCATGTAGGAAAGGAGTTCGTTGCCGGTCGGCTCGCTGCATTTTAAGGCCTTGTAGATTTTGCTTCCTGTGCAAGCCATCCTTGCAATAAGAGACTCCAACATGTATGCTCCTAATCGTTGCAGAGGATCCCCTGAAATCGAAACCATTTTTCGCAACTCTGATATCAGCCAATCAGTAGTCTCCATATCGTTCTCTGCCATTGATTTTGCACAAGTATAAAGCATCTCCTTTAAATCACCTCTGGATATGATCTCCATTGTTTTCTTCCACTTCTCTGCAGCCACCAAAAAGGAATCAGGTTCTTCTGGTTCCGGAACCACAATATCATACATATTTAGTGTACTTGTATCAGGTCCCAGCATAGCAGTTTCAAGCTCTCTTATCTTATCCCTCAGATCATCAAAGTCATGTGTCAAGCAAGAATTTATCTCCGGCGAGCCATTAGTAGTTTCGAGAGAATGTTGTGGCCTCAAGACATGTGATTTCGGTTCTAGCTTTGACACCGGGCTACCATTAGGCGAAAAATTGGCTGTAGATGCAGAATTTTGGCCCGGGATATTACTTGTTGAAGCAGATTCAAGGGTGCAATATGGATCCGAAATCTTGACCAATGGGTAGGTTGCTTGGTTGCTGTTATCAGAGGAAGAGTAGTTTTCTAGGTTCTCACTTGATGGAAAGCAATATGACTCCTGGTTTTCGGCAGGCTCGATGTAGAACCTGCCAGAGCCATAGGGAAGTTCATGTTCTTGAGATGTTTGCATCGAAAAACAACCGATCCTTCGAATACACTCAAGCAGTACTAAATGAATTTCTGAACTACCAACTTTTTCCAATAGCCTTTTTTGTTGTTAGGACAACAAAATATCAACAACTTTTACTTTCTAAACTTTGTGAACATGGTCTGCACTTCACTTCAAGTCAATTTCTGTTAGGATAAAAGAATATGA is a window from the Arachis hypogaea cultivar Tifrunner chromosome 1, arahy.Tifrunner.gnm2.J5K5, whole genome shotgun sequence genome containing:
- the LOC112790810 gene encoding scarecrow-like protein 21 — protein: MQTSQEHELPYGSGRFYIEPAENQESYCFPSSENLENYSSSDNSNQATYPLVKISDPYCTLESASTSNIPGQNSASTANFSPNGSPVSKLEPKSHVLRPQHSLETTNGSPEINSCLTHDFDDLRDKIRELETAMLGPDTSTLNMYDIVVPEPEEPDSFLVAAEKWKKTMEIISRGDLKEMLYTCAKSMAENDMETTDWLISELRKMVSISGDPLQRLGAYMLESLIARMACTGSKIYKALKCSEPTGNELLSYMHVLYEICPYFKFGYMSANGAIAEAMKEESHVHIIDFQISQGTQWVSLMQALARRPGGPPSIRITAVDDSFSAYARGGGLDIVGKRLSALAQSCNVPFEFHAVRVPASEVQLEDLELRTNEAVAVNFAIMLHHVPDESVTSLNPRDRLLRLAKNLSPKVVTLVEQEFSTNNAQFLPRFMVTLNYYLAVFESIDAVLPREHKERINVEQHCLAREVVNLVACEGEERVERHELLNKWRRRFTDAGFAPYPLSSFVNASIKTLLESYPGHYTLEERDGTLYLGWMNQVLIVSCAWR